Proteins found in one Bacilli bacterium PM5-9 genomic segment:
- a CDS encoding hypothetical protein (product_source=Hypo-rule applied; cleavage_site_network=SignalP-noTM; superfamily=52833; transmembrane_helix_parts=Inside_1_10,TMhelix_11_28,Outside_29_358,TMhelix_359_381,Inside_382_388), with the protein MERKNTKFKKIIGSALALMVAFVTFLSFDSKVSAADVFTNPYIYKEIKKSDGTTTPTATFNYEFTPFSFNGGTTDLSMVPPIADVAVSFSSADAGTGTPIVSVKKGEPVVIPAMSGANGFKRAGEYVYTVVEKSKVFSAAPNDALSDSAAKYEIHIFIKNNGTGLELGGVTVYQLLDDEGASVTKVKIDGSENGKAMLFSSDYSKTATLSVKKEVVGDYADKLKKFSFTVNFAAAANVTGSNTYDYYLTQDGTKIAGSEGTLTVNGTGTASILLAHGQAAVFEGLPTGTKFYAVETADAKYKSEGEISSNGVVTSILEATGDLVLNINAGVKNPDTLIGEGENYALAINTEKDISVTGLIFENLPFLILIAVGIGGIGFYVTKRRRHQ; encoded by the coding sequence ATGGAAAGAAAAAACACAAAATTCAAGAAAATTATAGGTAGTGCTTTAGCTTTAATGGTAGCATTTGTTACCTTTTTAAGCTTTGATTCAAAAGTATCGGCGGCAGATGTCTTTACGAATCCGTATATTTACAAAGAAATAAAAAAGTCTGATGGAACAACAACACCAACAGCAACTTTTAATTATGAGTTTACACCATTTAGTTTTAATGGTGGTACAACAGATTTGTCAATGGTGCCTCCAATTGCGGATGTAGCAGTTTCATTTAGTTCAGCAGATGCTGGAACAGGAACTCCAATTGTTAGTGTAAAAAAAGGTGAGCCAGTTGTTATCCCAGCAATGAGTGGTGCAAACGGCTTTAAAAGAGCTGGAGAGTATGTTTATACAGTTGTTGAAAAATCAAAAGTATTTTCTGCAGCGCCAAATGATGCTTTATCTGATTCAGCTGCAAAATACGAAATTCATATTTTCATAAAAAATAATGGCACTGGGTTAGAGCTTGGTGGAGTAACAGTATATCAACTTTTAGATGATGAAGGAGCTTCAGTTACGAAAGTTAAAATTGATGGTTCAGAAAATGGTAAAGCAATGTTATTTAGTAGTGATTATTCAAAAACTGCTACTTTATCAGTTAAAAAAGAAGTAGTTGGAGATTATGCTGATAAATTAAAGAAATTTAGTTTTACAGTTAATTTTGCTGCAGCAGCAAATGTAACGGGTTCAAATACTTATGATTATTATTTGACGCAAGATGGTACAAAAATTGCTGGTTCAGAAGGAACTCTTACAGTAAATGGAACAGGAACTGCAAGTATTTTATTAGCTCATGGTCAAGCTGCAGTATTTGAAGGTTTACCAACAGGAACTAAATTTTATGCTGTTGAAACAGCGGATGCAAAATATAAAAGTGAGGGTGAAATTAGCTCGAATGGCGTTGTCACAAGCATCCTAGAAGCAACTGGTGATTTAGTACTTAATATAAATGCTGGTGTAAAAAACCCAGATACATTAATTGGTGAAGGTGAAAACTATGCACTTGCTATTAATACTGAAAAAGATATTAGTGTTACTGGATTAATTTTTGAAAACTTACCATTCTTAATTTTAATTGCTGTAGGTATTGGTGGAATTGGATTCTACGTAACAAAAAGAAGAAGACACCAATAA
- a CDS encoding sortase B (product_source=KO:K08600; cath_funfam=1.10.287.70; cog=COG4509; ko=KO:K08600; pfam=PF04203; superfamily=63817; tigrfam=TIGR03064; transmembrane_helix_parts=Inside_1_25,TMhelix_26_48,Outside_49_280,TMhelix_281_303,Inside_304_315), producing MKKNKSKNTFEEKESPSIKFVRGLNNIVDYIVLLIFLLFIIYGSYAMWDNKQVIFEASSDKYTAYKPSSESDDNSSFDELKKLNKEVIAWLDVYGTKIDYPITHTSNNSKYLSINAKKEPSLAGSLYLDYRNNRKFKDFNNIIYGHHMDGDAMFGNIDLFNDKEFFDNHKYGNIYFNEKGHGLEFFAFFEVDAYNYKLYNPNVKGKNEITQYLSYLNSIAKYSRNINIKATDQIVLLSTCENSSTNGRQILAAKVSDKEFENPFIENIENENKERVNQQSLIIKILLFLLLIILIILLLWLLLKRRKKEKEVVEE from the coding sequence ATGAAAAAAAATAAAAGTAAAAATACTTTTGAAGAAAAAGAATCGCCAAGTATTAAATTTGTTCGTGGATTAAATAATATTGTTGATTATATTGTATTGTTAATATTCTTGTTGTTCATTATTTATGGTAGTTATGCAATGTGGGATAATAAACAAGTAATATTTGAAGCAAGTTCTGACAAATATACAGCATATAAGCCATCAAGTGAAAGTGATGATAACTCTTCATTTGATGAGCTTAAAAAATTAAATAAAGAGGTAATTGCATGGCTTGATGTTTATGGTACTAAAATTGATTATCCAATAACACACACTAGCAACAATTCAAAATACTTGAGTATTAATGCTAAAAAAGAGCCATCATTAGCTGGAAGTCTTTATTTAGATTATCGAAACAATCGAAAATTTAAAGATTTTAATAATATCATTTATGGTCATCACATGGATGGTGATGCAATGTTTGGTAATATTGATTTATTTAATGATAAAGAGTTTTTTGATAATCATAAATATGGAAATATTTATTTTAATGAAAAAGGTCATGGATTAGAATTCTTTGCATTTTTTGAAGTAGATGCATACAATTATAAACTTTATAATCCTAATGTTAAAGGTAAAAATGAGATAACTCAATATCTTTCTTATTTAAACTCTATTGCCAAATATTCAAGAAATATTAATATTAAGGCAACAGATCAAATTGTTTTATTAAGTACATGTGAAAACAGTTCAACAAATGGTCGTCAAATTTTAGCTGCTAAAGTAAGCGATAAAGAATTTGAAAATCCATTTATTGAAAATATTGAAAATGAAAATAAAGAAAGAGTTAATCAACAATCTTTAATAATAAAAATATTATTATTCTTACTTTTAATTATTTTAATAATATTACTATTATGGTTATTATTAAAAAGAAGAAAAAAAGAAAAGGAAGTTGTTGAAG